AGTTAAACTCAGTCCTAGTCAAGGCTTTCCCTACTGGACAATGGCAAAATAGTATTCTATTTCTGTCTTAAATAATTCTACGAAATTGCGCCATTTTAGCCAACGGAAAATCAGAATTTGAAAGCAGTTGGATAAAAGAGGAATATCTTAATGTACAATTTTTAATTAAACCCTTAAAATGATACGGTTTTGCTAATCAGTAGCTAGCCAAGAAAAATAAGATCATTAACTATGCAAGATAATCTTCCCTTTTTATACTTATTAATGCTCGTAATCATTCTGGCGGTAGCAAGTTTTTTTGTATTCCGTCAGGTTTTAAAGACTCGTAAAAAAGAAAACCGAATTACCCAATTACAGAAAAAACTTAAAAATGAAGAGGCTACAGCAAAAGATTATTATGAATTAGGCAGTCTCTACCTAAATAAAAAATTATATGTGCAAGCTACTCGCATTTTACAACAAGCTCTTAAATTCAAAGACATTGAAGATGAAAATCGAGCTTTAATCTATAACGCTATGGGTTATGCGTATTTTGCCCAAGAACAATATGATTTAGCAATTCGCCAATATAAAGAAGCAATTAAACTATATCCTGATTACGTGATTGCTTTAAATAACCTTGCCAACTCTTACCGCCAGAAAAAATTAATTGCTCAAGCCATTGAAACCTATGAAGAAACCCTTAACTATGATCCTGAAAATAAAATTGCAAATCGGCAATTAGAAAAATTGAGAAAGCAATTTGTTAAAGAACCAGAACAAGAAGAAAAATCTTCTAAAAAGGAAGCGAAAAAATAAAAGTCTATTATAGTGCTTCTTAGCCTGTTGAGGGACAAACTGAGTCATTAGTCATTAGTCATTGGTTTACAAACAACAAAGGAGGATTTAAAAGCAATTTAAGAAATTTCTCGTAAAAAATATTCTCTGAATAAATAATAATTATTCTTTTCAGGTAGAGCCAATGATACTGTTAAGATCACTTCAACTAAAGGGCTTATTCACAAAAAAATATGCTATATTACAACTAAATATTTATTCAAGCAATTACATGGGGTAACCAATCATGCAAGGTTATAAGCGTTTCCTAATTAAAGCCTTACAGCATTCTCATAATAAGAATCATCAAGGATTTGTTCTACCGATGATGATCGGCTTAGGGCTAATTATGACCGTTGTTGGCTTAACGATGATTGGTCGCTCCAGTGATGATCAAATTCGTTCCACTTTAGAAGAACAGACCGCTCAAGCGTTAGCCACAGCAGAAACAGGGGCTACTAGAACTCTTGCCTCACTTAATCAACCAAATAATTCCGAATTGCTAACACTAGATATTGACGATTGGGAGAATCCAGACCAAACGAACAATCCTTGTCTATTACCTGATAAGATTGATGAAATTATGGAAGGGGAAGTTAATAATCAAGGACGTTATCAAATTATTGATTACCAATACGATGAAAATGCTGAAGAAGGAAGATTACGAGTTCAAGGAAAAGTAGGAGAGGCAAAACAAGAAATTAAGTTAGTTGTAGATGTCTTGGAAGAAGCTTTAGATGATAGTTTTGGAGGTTTAGTCGGAATAGAGAATGTTAACCTCCGTCATCTTGATGTTAGAGACGTTGTTGATGGAACATTATTAGCTAATGTTTTGTGTCAAGACTGCACTTTGTCTGGAGATGATTTAGAAGCATACTGTAATGACCCGAGTTCAAGTGATGGACAAAATGCAGCAAGAAACGCTGTTAGAGCTAGCCAAAATAGCATAATTGATGGAAGTATTTTTTTAGGTGAACTTAATTTGCCAGAAGTACCCCCCCCTGAAAATGCCAATGAGTTATAACCGTTTGATTTTTAGCACTGACTTGTTCACAGTAATTTAATAGACTTAAAGGAAATTACACATTATGATTAACCCAAAATATTTTGAAAAATTAGTCAATTCCTTCAAATTTGATAAAAAACTCTTTTCTAAATTAATCGTAATATTAATTACCTTATTATTGAGTAGTGCCTTAAATTACGAGCATCAAAATGTAGTTGCATAAGGTCAAGGTCAAGGTCAAGATTCCGGGTCTGGGTCTAGTAACGGTGACAATGGTTGTGGTGCAAATTATCCCAGGACTGATTCAGATTGCAAAATTGAGGATAATTTTAATCTGGAACTAGATGAAGGTTTTATTACTTTTCACTATGAAGGTGATAGCTTAAGTCTAAAGGGAGGAGATAGCCTAGAAGTTTATACAGATGAAGTTTGTCTAGCCACTGATGGAAGCGATCAACAGATTTACGCAAAATCTTGTGACGATGTATCACAAGAGTCTAACAAATCCTATCAAAATTTTAATTCTAGAGTTTACCTCCATCTCACTGGCGAAGATATGCTGACTCTCTCTGGTAACTCGAATATTACCAATACTAGTACTCAACCAGGTCGGTTTCGCATCTATGGTAATCCTGCGGGAGGGGAATCACAGGATATAAGATTTAATGGAACTCCTTGTTTTGAAGGCTTTATTTATGCGCCCACTGCTACTGCAGGAATTAGAGGAGGAGGAGGCGGCCAAGGTGGCAGCTGTGTTGTAACTGGTGCCATTTGGGTTAATAAGTGGTCTGAAGGTAGTAATGCCCCAGGCGCAGTTATCAACGTACCAGAAGATATAGATCAAGCATTTGAAGACAATTCTATTAGTAACGCCGGTCTAAAGATCATTCGTTCTAGTGCCCCTCGACAATGGCAACGTAGATAGATCAGTGATACAAGTAATTAATTGAGATAAAGACAGAAGAGGGAAGTGCATGAAAAACTTCATATTCATAAAATATTTACTAGCTGGTTACAAAAACTCAGCACAAGGCTTCACTTTGCTAGAAGTGTTAGTTGGGATTATTCTTATCACCACTTTCACCTTAACAGCAATGCAAGCCCTTGTTATTTCAACTGTTTTTCGGGTGCGATCCGCAGAAAAATCAGGAGCAACCGCATGGATTCAAGAAAATGTTGAAGAGGCAAGATTTTTAGGTACAGAGGAACAGTTTAACGCTACTGAAGACATTCCAGATCTTGACATTAGCCCAAATTGTAGGGATGATGATAGTTGCGGAGAGGATTTAGAAACATATATAGAATTCATATCGCCTTCTAATGACGAGGAAGAGGTACGGTGGGGCGACGAGGATTTTTATTTGATTAATGGCGGTAACTCCAGACAATTTCTTGGAGATAATGATAGTGGAAGAGAGGTTTGGCTGTTTAGATATACAAGCCATGATGACAATACCTTAGAATTAAGATATATTGCTGTTTTAGGTAACAACAATGGATCTCCCCCAAGCTCGGTAAGTGAAAATGATATTGTTGCTGCAGTTAACACAGAGGTAGTTCCTGATGTCGCCTTTGATGACTAAAAATAACCAAGGATTTAATCTCCTTGAAATTACGATTGTTTTATTCATTGTTGGTATTTTAGCCGCCATTTCTGCTCCCAACTTTCTGGTCTGGTATCGGCGAAACCAATTAAACCAAAGTGTTAGTGAAGTTAAAGGGGCATTAATACAAGCGCAAGAAGAAGCGATTCGCCGTAGTGAGGAGTGCGATGTTGATATTACCAATAATACGATTAGCTCCTGTATTTCAACAAGAACATTACCAGAGCTTATAAACGTAGGAATTGATACTGATGGTGACACACCAATTAGGTTTAACCTTCGAGGTGTATTAGTAGATGAGGATGGCGAGGAAAAGGAAGAGAATTATACGATTACCTTTTCTAGTGAAGATGTCCCTGAAGATCTATGTCTGAGAGTATTCAGTCCTTTAGGTATTATTCGACAAGGAGTTATAAACAATGGAAATGGAGCATGTGTACAACCATGAAAAATCAGCCATTTTACCGAAAAATTCTTTGCAATTTATCTCAAAAAACTTCTGGATTTACCCTTATTGAGCTATTAGTTGCTGTTATTATCACAGCAGTTTTAGTAACTGGAACTGGAGTGGGCTTAAACACAATTTTACAAGCTAATGCTCGCTCAGAACAGGAAACTTTGAGACGCAGACAAGGTAACCGCGCTCTAAATTATATTTCGGAGGATATCAAAAGAGCTAGTGATATAAGAATAAACAACGAGATAGAAACAGAAAATCTAGAGGATCCACCTTCAGGATCAGATGAAACTTGGATTTTTCAATTAAATATTCCAGAAGGGGACGATATTACATACAGCATTGATAACTCAGATGAGACTTTGCTACAAGATCAAGTGATTTATCGTCGTGAGGGTGATGAAGAGAGGGAACTTTTAATTGACTTAATTACTGAAGCAGACGAAGACGACCTTTCAGGTTTTTGCGCCCAAGCTAACACCTTGGATGCGTCAGAAGGATTTTACATTTGCTTAGATCCTGGTAGTGGAAGACAAGCAGAAATTGTTATCCGTTCAGAGCTAGATAATGGTGATATGATTAGAGTGAGAACAAGAGCTTTTGCAAGGTCTTCTAATTAATTGCGTTATTGTTTTATCGTTTCAGAGAATTGCGCGAATGGCTAGCTGTGCAATCCCCTTGAATCACCTTGAGTCTGGGACTAAAGACGAAATGCTTGTTTTCAGGTTACCTCATGCTTGTTTTTGTCGAAAATATTGTCGGTAGAGGGGGAGTCTGGGGTAAGCGCGATCGCGCTCTAGGTCAATTAACCCCATGCTATAAAGTTTATAAGCAAGAATCGGTTCTACTGCAACGGGTTCATCTGCGTTCATTATTTGATAACAAGCCTCTGCTAATTCTGGTTGTTCTTGTAACTTAGCTTGATGGCGTTGTAAATGTTGTCCATAGATGCCACTAAAATGGGTAGCATTTTCTAAAAGTTCAGGTAAAGTAATATTTTTTTGATGTAAATGATAAAACGTCAGATGAGTGAGTGCTGGATGTCCATCAATGATCGACATTAGCTGTTGTACTTGCTCCTCATCCCAAGATAAATCATAATAAGTTGCCAGCTGTTGTACTTGTTCTCCGTTGAACTTTGGCAGTTCAATGGGTAACCCCACATTAGTAAAAGGGGAATGATTCATTTGTAGTGGCACATACACTTCGGTGGAATGGGTAATCACCAGCCGTAACTTTTGCCAGATAGGGGTTTCTTTTGCTTCTTCATGCCATGATCGCAGTAGCGGTAAAAAACTTTTGGCTATTGTCGGATACTCAAAAATCTGATTCACTTCATCAAAACCAATAATCACAGGGGCTTCTAGCTGTTCTAGTAAATAATGAAGATATAAACTGCAACTGACACTATTCCCAATATCTTCATCCCAATATTCATTAATTTGATTGGGAAGATGAAGCTGATAGCTGAGGTTAGCACAAATCCACCGTAAAAATCCTTTCAAGTTACCCAAAATTTCTGGATCAGCTTGTTGTAAATCTAGTTTTGCCGTATAGTAGCCTAATCGTTCTCCCTGCTTCAAAATTCTAATCAACAGTGACGTTTTTCCCATCTCTTGTGGCGCTTTAATTCGTACTAATGCCCCTGGCTTTTGAATTTCCGTAACTGTTTCCTCTTCAATGGGAGAGCGTCTCACATAAAATTTAGACTCCAAAGGAACTGCGCCACTAGGATAATAAACTGATTTTTTAACATTATCTGTTTCTAAAATTAGCGGTTCAGATAAGTGATTAAACTGTAGTTGATAGGTTTGTAAAAGTTGGCGACAAGTTTTTTTAGTAATACGTTTTTCCGTAATTTTACTTAAGCGTTGCCATAATTTTGGGGCAACAACATTAGTTAAATAGCCTGTACTATATCCCGATTCTTTTGCAATTTCTTGATAATTTTTATCTTCCCAAACTCCCTGTAAAATAAGCACCTCAATCGAACTGAGACCAGCTTTTTCTTGAGATACGAGATCATGATTTAACTGATCTAGAACTCCCGTCAGTAACTGAGAGTTGGCAAAAGACATCACACTTTATTAGTTCTTATTATCGCGAACCTATAATCTTATATTATCGTAAAATCACGGGTTCAAAACCCCGCCATTTATGGCGTTCTGTGTTAAGATGTATGTGTCTGCGGTTGGAGCGACCGTGACCAAACAGC
This window of the Euhalothece natronophila Z-M001 genome carries:
- a CDS encoding tetratricopeptide repeat protein, which translates into the protein MQDNLPFLYLLMLVIILAVASFFVFRQVLKTRKKENRITQLQKKLKNEEATAKDYYELGSLYLNKKLYVQATRILQQALKFKDIEDENRALIYNAMGYAYFAQEQYDLAIRQYKEAIKLYPDYVIALNNLANSYRQKKLIAQAIETYEETLNYDPENKIANRQLEKLRKQFVKEPEQEEKSSKKEAKK
- a CDS encoding DUF7305 domain-containing protein, which produces MTFHYEGDSLSLKGGDSLEVYTDEVCLATDGSDQQIYAKSCDDVSQESNKSYQNFNSRVYLHLTGEDMLTLSGNSNITNTSTQPGRFRIYGNPAGGESQDIRFNGTPCFEGFIYAPTATAGIRGGGGGQGGSCVVTGAIWVNKWSEGSNAPGAVINVPEDIDQAFEDNSISNAGLKIIRSSAPRQWQRR
- a CDS encoding type IV pilus modification PilV family protein, with the protein product MKNFIFIKYLLAGYKNSAQGFTLLEVLVGIILITTFTLTAMQALVISTVFRVRSAEKSGATAWIQENVEEARFLGTEEQFNATEDIPDLDISPNCRDDDSCGEDLETYIEFISPSNDEEEVRWGDEDFYLINGGNSRQFLGDNDSGREVWLFRYTSHDDNTLELRYIAVLGNNNGSPPSSVSENDIVAAVNTEVVPDVAFDD
- a CDS encoding pilus assembly FimT family protein; the encoded protein is MTKNNQGFNLLEITIVLFIVGILAAISAPNFLVWYRRNQLNQSVSEVKGALIQAQEEAIRRSEECDVDITNNTISSCISTRTLPELINVGIDTDGDTPIRFNLRGVLVDEDGEEKEENYTITFSSEDVPEDLCLRVFSPLGIIRQGVINNGNGACVQP
- a CDS encoding PulJ/GspJ family protein: MKNQPFYRKILCNLSQKTSGFTLIELLVAVIITAVLVTGTGVGLNTILQANARSEQETLRRRQGNRALNYISEDIKRASDIRINNEIETENLEDPPSGSDETWIFQLNIPEGDDITYSIDNSDETLLQDQVIYRREGDEERELLIDLITEADEDDLSGFCAQANTLDASEGFYICLDPGSGRQAEIVIRSELDNGDMIRVRTRAFARSSN
- a CDS encoding AAA-like domain-containing protein; this encodes MSFANSQLLTGVLDQLNHDLVSQEKAGLSSIEVLILQGVWEDKNYQEIAKESGYSTGYLTNVVAPKLWQRLSKITEKRITKKTCRQLLQTYQLQFNHLSEPLILETDNVKKSVYYPSGAVPLESKFYVRRSPIEEETVTEIQKPGALVRIKAPQEMGKTSLLIRILKQGERLGYYTAKLDLQQADPEILGNLKGFLRWICANLSYQLHLPNQINEYWDEDIGNSVSCSLYLHYLLEQLEAPVIIGFDEVNQIFEYPTIAKSFLPLLRSWHEEAKETPIWQKLRLVITHSTEVYVPLQMNHSPFTNVGLPIELPKFNGEQVQQLATYYDLSWDEEQVQQLMSIIDGHPALTHLTFYHLHQKNITLPELLENATHFSGIYGQHLQRHQAKLQEQPELAEACYQIMNADEPVAVEPILAYKLYSMGLIDLERDRAYPRLPLYRQYFRQKQA